The sequence GATTTTTATATAATGAATCTTTAGCATTAAATGTTATTTGTGAAACCTCATCTATAAATTTTTTAATCTGACCTTCGCTATTAATTTTTATAGCATTATTTTCTACAAAAACTTCAAGTCCTTTTGCTGTAAATGATCCACAAAAAACAAGTTTTTTAGAATTTTGTGTTATATTTATAAAGCCACCTGGCCCAACAACTCTTTTTCCAAGTTTACTAACATTGCAATTACCATTTTTATCTATCTCACCTAGACCTAAAAACGCTACATCAATACCCCCGCCATCTATAAAATCAAATTGTGATTCATGATTTATCATGGATTCAAAATTATATGAAGCAGGGAAGTCTTTACCAGATGAGCTAAAGCCACCATAAATTCCTAAATCAGATATCATTGTCATTTCATCTGTAATTTTTTCTTCAAAGGCTATTAGGGATATTAGTTCAGGTACTCCAATGCCAAGTTTAACAACATCATCTTTTTTTATCTCTAGTGTCGCTCTTTTTGCTATTATTTTTTTAATATCAAGTGGAATATTTGGTATTTTAATCTCACTTAATGGCACTCTTTTTTCTCCGCTAAAAAGTGGATTATAAACTGTTCCCATAGTTTGCATAGATTTTTCTTTTGGGGCTACTACTATATAATCAACATATTGTGATGGAACCTCTACACTTTTAGGGTTAAATGTTCCATATTCAACAATCTCTTCAACTTGAAATATTGTTATCCCGCCAGAGTTTTTAGCTGCTTGCGCCATTGATCTTGCTTCTAAAATTAAAGGCTCTTTGTTGTAAAAAATATTACCTTTTGTATCAGCATATGTTGCTTTTATAATGGCAACATCGACAGGAAATTTTTTGTAAAATAGCCATTTTTCATTATCGATTTCTATTAACTCAACTAAGTTTTCTTTAATATCTTGATTTTCTTTACCACCTTCAAGCCTTGGATCAACAAAGGTATTTAAACCAATTTTTGTAATTACTCCTGGAGAATTTCCTGCAATATGTCTAAACATATTAGCTATAACACCTTGCGGAAATAGATATGTATCTATCTTTTTATCTTCTATTAATTTATTAAATTTAGGTGCCAATGCTATATGGCTTGTAATTAGTTTTTTGGTTAGCCCTTCGTACGCAAAGTGGTTTGTGCCTTTATCTTTACTATCTCCACATCCACAACTATGCACTATAGTTAGATTTTTTGGCGATGAGTGTTTGATAAATCTTTTTTCAATTTCATCAGCTATGTATTCTGCAAAGCCTATCATACCAGCTGCTGTAAAACATACAACATCTTCATCTTTTATAAGATTAGCAGCTTTACTTGCTGAAATAAGTTTATCCATATTTTCCTCACTAATATATTAAAGTAATAATTTAGAATATCTAATATAGTATAATCTGTAGCTTAATAAATAAATTAAATTTTAAATATAGGTTTGAAAAATATAAAATTTGATACAAATTTACACAGCATAATATTTATAGATTACTATAAAAAAGATTTTTAGCTCATTTATACTTTTTTTGATATAATAAAAAAATTTCCAATACTAAAAAGGTAAAAATATAATGAAAAAACTAAATGGGTCACAAATGATAATGGAAGCACTTAATAAAGAGGGCGTTAAGGTTGTTTTTGGATATCCTGGCGGAGCAGCTTTAAATATATTTGATGAAACTTATAAGCAAAGATATTTTAATGTAGTATTGGCTAGGCACGAACAGGCAGTAGTTCACGCTGCTGATGGATATGCAAGGGTTAGTGGTGAGGTTGGTGTTGCCATTGTAACAAGTGGGCCGGGTTTTACAAACACTATAACAGGTATAGCAACTGCATTTATGGACTCAATACCATTAGTTGTTATAAGTGGGCAGGTTGCCAATTCGCTGATTGGAACAGATGCTTTTCAAGAGGTGGACGCTGTTGGTATATCCCGCCCTTGCGTTAAGCATAACTATCTTGTTAAAAATATAGAAGAGTTGCCAAGAATTTTAAAAGAGGCATTTTATATAGCAAAAAGTGGTCGTCCAGGACCTGTTCATATTGATATACCAAAAGATATAACAGCGGCCGTTGGGGATTTTAGTTATCCTGATAAAATAAACATGAAAACATATAAACCAATGTATAAAGGAAATCCTGGGCAAATTAAAAAAGCAAGCAAACTTATAGCAGAGGCAAAAAAACCAATATTGTATATAGGTGGAGGAGTTATAAACTCAAATGCTAGCAAAGAGATTAGAGAATTTGTAAAAATTACCCAAATTCCAACAGTTCAAACACTTATGGCGCTTGGAACCTTAAGAAGTGATGATGAGTTTAATCTAGGCTTAATTGGTATGCATGGTAAATATGCTGCAAATATGGCTATGAGTGAAACCGATTTAGTTATTTGTGCTGGGGCTAGGTTTGATGATAGGGTTACAGGCAAGACTAGTGAGTTTGCTAAATTTGCAAATATTATACATATAGATATTGATCCAAGTTCAATTTCAAAAATAATTAAAGCTAATTACCCTATAGTTGGTAATATAAAAGATGTTTTTGAAGAACTAAATCCAAAAGTAAAAGAGGCAGTAGATCCTAAAAATTATGAAGAGTGGAGAAAGACATTAAAAAGATATGATGAAATCCACCCTTTAAAATACCAAGATAGTGATGAAGTTTTAAAACCACAATGGGTTATAGAAGAGAGTGCAAAAATAGTTAACGATGAAGAGGCTATTATAGTTACAGATGTAGGACAACATCAAATGTGGGTAGCGCAATACTATCCTTTTAAAAATCCAAGAACATTTTTAACTAGTGGTGGGCTAGGAACTATGGGGTATGGTTTGCCTGCTGCTATGGGTGCTAAATTTGCAGCTAAAGATAGACCTGTTATTAACTTTAATGGCGATGGTGGGGTTTTAATGAACATCCAAGAGCTTCAAACAATAGCTGAAAATGGCATTCCTGTTATAAATATCATTTTAAATAATAAATTTTTAGGAATGGTAAGACAGTGGCAATCTATGTTTTATGAAGAGAGATTTGCCTCAACTGATTTAACAAAACAACCTGATTTTATAAAACTAGTTGAAAGTTTTGGCGGAAAAGGTTATGTTGTAAATACAAAAGATGAGTTCAAAAAAGCATTAAAAGAGGCTGTAGAGAGTAAAATTTTAACATTTATAGATGTTAGAATAGATAGATTTGAAAATGTTATACCTATGGTTCCAGCTGGTGCAGCACTATATAATATGATATTAAAGTAAGGTGGGTATTGTGAATGATAAAAACAGAAGATTAATTTCAGTGATAGTTTTAAATGAGCATGGAGTTTTATCAAGAATTTCAGGGCTTTTTTCAGGAAGAGGCTATAATATTGATAGCTTAACAGTCGCACCTATACCAGATACTGAGTTTTCAAGAGTAAGTATTGTTACAAGTGGCGATGCAAGAGTTTTTGAGCAAATTACAAAACAACTACATAAGCTACTACCTATATATAAAGTTATTGAAGAGGGTGATTTTGTAGAAAAAGAGTTGGCATTGGTTAAAATTCCACTATCTGTAAATTTAGCAGGACTTGATTCTGTTTTAAAATCATACAATGGAAGTGTGGCAAACAGTAATAGTGAAAATTTAATTATAATAGCCTGTGATGATTCAACAAGAATAACTAGTTTTATAAAAACTATGAGTAAATATAGCCCAGTTGATATAGTTAGAAGCGGTTCAGTAATGCTAGAAATGTAAATATTTGGAAAAGTAAAATGAGACTAAGTGAGATATGTAAAATTTTAAATTTAGATTATGATGGCGGTGATTTTGAAGTTAGTGGTTTAAATTCTCTTGGTGAGGCAAATGAGAGTGAGTTAAGCTATTGTGATGGAGTTAAGAATAAAGACTCTTTGCAAAAAACTAAGGCGGGTATAGTTTTAGTGCAAAAAGAGCTTATAGAGTTTGTTCCTAAAAGCTCAAACCATTTAATATCTTCAAACCCACATTTGAATTTTGCAATCTTAAGTAGGTATTTTGCAAAGGATTTAGTGCGGGAAAAAAGAGCTTCAAACATAGATAGCAGTGCAAAAATAATGCAAAATGTCTATATAGGCTCAAATTCTAAAATAGGGCGATATACAACTATAATGCCGGGCGCTTATATAGGCGATGATGTAATGATTGGCGATGAATGTATAATACACCCGAATGTTGTAATTTATAATGATACGATAATTGGAAATAGATGTTATATACAGGCAAATTCAGTTATAGGAAGTGAAGGCTTTGGCTATGCTCATACAAAAGATGGTAGTCATATTAAAATTTATCATAATGGAAATGTTAAAATAGAAGATGATGTAGAAATAGGAGCAAACACAACTATAGATAGGGCTGTGTTTGGAACCACTACTCTTAAAAAAGGAACAAAGATAGATAATCTAGTTCAAATAGGGCATAACTGCGAACTTGGAGAAAATTGTCTTATGGCAGCTCATGCTGGATTAGCAGGTTCGACTATACTTGGCAAAAATGTTACTATGGGTGGACAAAGTGCATCATCTGGACATCTTAAAGTAGGGGACTTTGCTACCATTGCCGGTAGGGGAGGTGTTACTAAAAACTTACAAGGTGGTAAGGTTTATGGTGGCTTTCCTGCTGTTGAGTTAAAAGAGTGGTTAAGAAAAGAGGCTAAAATAAATCAAATTTTGAAAGAGAAAAAATAGTAAAAACGCAAAATACCAAGTTTTAATTTATTATAAATACTAATAGTCTTATAAGTTTTTATTAAAATTGGATATAGTTGATTTGCAATCTAATTAATTATTTTTATATCTAAAAAGGCTGTTATGATAGAAAAAATATTTTTACAAAAAGAGATTAAAAAATGGCTTGATGAAGAGATTATCTCAAAAGAGCAAGCTATTAGCATACTAGATAGGTATGGGTTATCTTATAAGGAAGATGAGAGAAATTTTAATATTTTTTCAATTTTAGGCTGTCTTTTGATTGGTGTTTCACTAATTATATTAATAGGAAATAATTGGAACAATATCCCACCCTTTATTAGAGTGACCTCCCTTATATTTGCAACTTTTGCCATTCAAATAGGTGCTTATATACGCCTAAAAAAATACAATAGTTCAAATTTATTTTTCTTGGGGAATTTGGTATTTGGTGCAAGTATAATTTTAATAGCACAAATTTACCATCTTGGAACGCATATGCCAAATGGGGTATTTTTATGGGCTATTGGTTCTTTTTTGATAGCTATTTTTTTAAGCAACAAATGGGTAAATTTACAATCAATGCTACTTGCAACCCTTTGGTGTTTGCTGGAGATTGATAGCTCTTATCCATATGCTTTTTGGTTATTTTTAATTACGAGCGCTTTTATATTTTATAGATATGGTGAGAATGGATACCTTTTTAGGGTATTTTTATTAAATATAATATGGTTTTTACCATATACTCTATACTATTTTACAATAAATGAAAACTATATTTTTTATGATGAATATTTTCTTTTATATATGATTTTTACTACTTATATTTTATTTTTATTTGTTAATTTGATACTAAAAAATAGAGCAAATTTATATCTAAATATCTCAAATTCTATGATGGTTAAGATTTTTTATCTATTCTCTTTTTTACTTATATCTGAGGATTTTTACGAGAAGATAACTCT is a genomic window of Campylobacter blaseri containing:
- a CDS encoding acyl CoA:acetate/3-ketoacid CoA transferase, with translation MDKLISASKAANLIKDEDVVCFTAAGMIGFAEYIADEIEKRFIKHSSPKNLTIVHSCGCGDSKDKGTNHFAYEGLTKKLITSHIALAPKFNKLIEDKKIDTYLFPQGVIANMFRHIAGNSPGVITKIGLNTFVDPRLEGGKENQDIKENLVELIEIDNEKWLFYKKFPVDVAIIKATYADTKGNIFYNKEPLILEARSMAQAAKNSGGITIFQVEEIVEYGTFNPKSVEVPSQYVDYIVVAPKEKSMQTMGTVYNPLFSGEKRVPLSEIKIPNIPLDIKKIIAKRATLEIKKDDVVKLGIGVPELISLIAFEEKITDEMTMISDLGIYGGFSSSGKDFPASYNFESMINHESQFDFIDGGGIDVAFLGLGEIDKNGNCNVSKLGKRVVGPGGFINITQNSKKLVFCGSFTAKGLEVFVENNAIKINSEGQIKKFIDEVSQITFNAKDSLYKNQEVLFITERAVFKLRDKGGLELIEIAPGINLEKDILDQMGFKPYIKNADDIKLMPKFIFDTKSGYIRDYFLKTTNKENNE
- a CDS encoding acetolactate synthase large subunit, with translation MKKLNGSQMIMEALNKEGVKVVFGYPGGAALNIFDETYKQRYFNVVLARHEQAVVHAADGYARVSGEVGVAIVTSGPGFTNTITGIATAFMDSIPLVVISGQVANSLIGTDAFQEVDAVGISRPCVKHNYLVKNIEELPRILKEAFYIAKSGRPGPVHIDIPKDITAAVGDFSYPDKINMKTYKPMYKGNPGQIKKASKLIAEAKKPILYIGGGVINSNASKEIREFVKITQIPTVQTLMALGTLRSDDEFNLGLIGMHGKYAANMAMSETDLVICAGARFDDRVTGKTSEFAKFANIIHIDIDPSSISKIIKANYPIVGNIKDVFEELNPKVKEAVDPKNYEEWRKTLKRYDEIHPLKYQDSDEVLKPQWVIEESAKIVNDEEAIIVTDVGQHQMWVAQYYPFKNPRTFLTSGGLGTMGYGLPAAMGAKFAAKDRPVINFNGDGGVLMNIQELQTIAENGIPVINIILNNKFLGMVRQWQSMFYEERFASTDLTKQPDFIKLVESFGGKGYVVNTKDEFKKALKEAVESKILTFIDVRIDRFENVIPMVPAGAALYNMILK
- the ilvN gene encoding acetolactate synthase small subunit — protein: MNDKNRRLISVIVLNEHGVLSRISGLFSGRGYNIDSLTVAPIPDTEFSRVSIVTSGDARVFEQITKQLHKLLPIYKVIEEGDFVEKELALVKIPLSVNLAGLDSVLKSYNGSVANSNSENLIIIACDDSTRITSFIKTMSKYSPVDIVRSGSVMLEM
- the lpxD gene encoding UDP-3-O-(3-hydroxymyristoyl)glucosamine N-acyltransferase, with the protein product MRLSEICKILNLDYDGGDFEVSGLNSLGEANESELSYCDGVKNKDSLQKTKAGIVLVQKELIEFVPKSSNHLISSNPHLNFAILSRYFAKDLVREKRASNIDSSAKIMQNVYIGSNSKIGRYTTIMPGAYIGDDVMIGDECIIHPNVVIYNDTIIGNRCYIQANSVIGSEGFGYAHTKDGSHIKIYHNGNVKIEDDVEIGANTTIDRAVFGTTTLKKGTKIDNLVQIGHNCELGENCLMAAHAGLAGSTILGKNVTMGGQSASSGHLKVGDFATIAGRGGVTKNLQGGKVYGGFPAVELKEWLRKEAKINQILKEKK
- a CDS encoding DUF2157 domain-containing protein, translating into MIEKIFLQKEIKKWLDEEIISKEQAISILDRYGLSYKEDERNFNIFSILGCLLIGVSLIILIGNNWNNIPPFIRVTSLIFATFAIQIGAYIRLKKYNSSNLFFLGNLVFGASIILIAQIYHLGTHMPNGVFLWAIGSFLIAIFLSNKWVNLQSMLLATLWCLLEIDSSYPYAFWLFLITSAFIFYRYGENGYLFRVFLLNIIWFLPYTLYYFTINENYIFYDEYFLLYMIFTTYILFLFVNLILKNRANLYLNISNSMMVKIFYLFSFLLISEDFYEKITLGFLDLNTLFYILVFLVLSLTFLVKEKRYFIYTAIFLLLIFALKVANFGYLFWVFVAINFLLFIFYCFIVYKGIMEDNLGLYRLGISSILIFIFIHYFSLISQDYVTTSIFFFICASLMLIFVKIFKKIKRV